Part of the Desulfolutivibrio sulfoxidireducens genome is shown below.
TTGATGTTCCGGAAAAAGACCCGGACCAGATCTTCGTAGGAGAGTGTTGTGGAATCGTAGATCACGCGCACGGCCTCCACGTGTCCGGTCCGGCCCGTGGACACGGATGCGTAGGTGGGATCGGGGTCATGGCCGCCGGTGTAGCCGGAGATCGCCTCCAGCACGCCGGGTGTGTTTTCCATGGCCGCTTCCAGGCACCAGAAGCAGCCTCCGGCGAATACGGCGCTTTCGGTCTTCGCGGGAAGGGTCATGGGATCCTCCGTCTGGGCGTTGCAGGGTGCGGCCGCCAGCAGCGACGCGGCGGCCAGAAAAAAGACGTACAGGGCGTTTGGCGGGGACATGGGGGTATCCTTTTCCCTGCCGGGGCGCGAAAAATGGCGTCCCGCCAGGGGTGGAGCCGGCAATTTTCGGCCGGGGAATGACCCGGCCGAAAACATGACTTCCATGGTAGGAAAATAGGTCGGGCGGCGGCAAAGTCAAAAGCCGGAGGCGGGAAAAAGTGGGGACGCCACGTCGCCGGGGCTTGGAAACCCGGTGATGGCGCCGGAACGGGGGAACCGGCCTCCGTGCGGGGTGAGGGGTCTTTCCTTTCAGGCGGAACCGGGGTGTGCATGGCCCCCCGCGACCCGGCGGGAATCTCCGGCCGTGGGCGGCGGGGAAGCTACGGAGCAAACCGGCCGCGAATGGCCTGGAGCACCTCCAGGGCCACGGCGAGTTTGTCCTCGGGAATGCCCGCCAGGGCCTCCCGGTGCACGCGCATGGCCATGGCATGGATGGTGTCGTCGTGTTCCAGTATCTTGGCGGTCAGCCGCACCTGGTTGCGCCGCCGGTCTTCGGGTGCGGGATCCCGGCGCACCCAGCCAAGTTTCTCCAGCCGGTCCAAAAGCCGCACCACAGTGGGGCACTCCACGAAAAGCCGGTCCGCGATCTCCCGCTGGGACAGGGGCTTGTCCGCCGTGGCCAGGGTGAAGATCACGCTCCAGGAGGCGCTGGACAGGCCCAAGGGCCGCAACTGTTCGTCGATCCTGGCCCGCCAGGTGCGCGCCACCTCGTACAGGGAGATGGCGAGGCGCTCCTCCGGTTCGGCGGCGACGCACAGGGGCAGGTCGATGTCGTCCCGCCCCCCGGGGCCGGCCGGGCCGCTCCAGGGGCGGGTCCCGGCCGGGTCGGTCGTGAGCGCGGCGCTCACGACCCGTCACCGGACCCGGAATCCTCCGGGCGGCTTCGGCGCGAAAGGCCGCCGAGCTGCATGATCAGCTTGAAAAAGACCGGGATGAAGAAGGGCGCCAGAAACGTGGCCCCGAGCATGCCGCCGATGACCCCGGTGCCGATGGCGTGGCGGCTATTGGCCCCGGCCCCGGTGCTGATGGCCAGGGGCAGGCAGCCCAGGACAAAGGCCAGGGAGGTCATGACGATGGGCCGGAAACGCAGGGTGGCCGCCTCGGTGGCCGCGTCGATCAGGCTTTTGCCCTGCTTGAGGCGCAAAACCGCGAACTCGACGATGAGGATGGCGTTTTTGGCGGCAAGACCGATCAGGGTCACCAGGGCGACCTGGAAATAGATGTCGTTGGAAAGGCCCCGGCCCCAGGTGGCCAGGATCGCGCCGAACAGGGCGAAGGGCACGGCCAGGACCACGGCCACGGGCAACGACCAGCGTTCGTACTGGGCGGCCAGGATGAGAAAGACCATGACGATGGCCAGGGCGAAGACCAGGGTCGAGGTCCCGGCCATGGCCTTTTCCTGGAAGGACGAGCCGGTCCAGGCCAGGGCGTAGTCGTCGGGCAGCGTTTCCCTGGCCACGGCCTCCATGGCGTCCAGGGCCTGCCCGGAGCTGTAGCCCGGGGCCGGGTCGCCCATGAGCTTGGCCGCCGGGAACACGTTGAAGCGCTCCATGACCTCGGGGCCGCTGGACTGGTCCACGGTGATCAGGGCCGTCAGCGGGATCATCTCGCCTTTTTTCGTTCTCACGAAGACGTCGCGCAAATCCTCGGGACGGTCGCGGAAGTCGGCCTCGGACTGCAGCATGACCCGGAAGGTGCGTCCGTACTTGTTGAAGTCGTTGACGTAGTAGGCCCCGAAGGTAGCCTGCATGACCTCGAAGACGTCGTTTACGGCCACGCCCAGGGCCTTGGCCTTCTGGCGGTCCAGGGTCACCTTGATCTGGGGCACGTTGGCCCCGAAGGTGGTGGACACCCGGCCAAGTTCCGGACGTTTGCCCGCCGCGGCGATGAGCTTTTCGGTCATGGCCGCCAGATCCTTGGACGTGCCCTCGCCCCGGCTCTGCACATAGGCCTCGAAGCCGCCGGTGGTGCTCATGCCGGAGATGGGCGGCGGGTTGAAGGCCAGGGCCAGGCCTCTGGGCTGGGTCATGCCCCGGCCGAAGACCCGTTTGACCAGGTCAAACGAGCTGTGCCCCGGTTCCGTGCGCTGGGTCCAATCCTTCATGGGCAAAAAGGTGGTGCCGTAGTTGGAACGGCTGGCCCCGCTGATGAGGTCGTACCCGGCGAAGGTCATGACCTCCTTTACGTCCGGATCGGCCATGTGCATGGCGTCCAGGGCGTCGGTGACGGCCAGGGTGTTGCCCAGGGACGCGCCGTCGGGAAGGACGGTCAGGGCCAGGATGTAGCCCTGATCCTCGTCCGGCAAAAGGCCGCTGGGGACGTGTGCGAAAAGCCAGTAGGTTCCGCCGCAGAGCGCCGCGAAAAGGATCAGGGCCACGGAGGTCCGGCGGATGAGGAAGCGCACGCCGGCGGTGTAGGCGGCGGTGATGCGGTCGAACAGGGTGTTGAAGGCCCGAAAGACCCGGTTGGGCTCGTGGTGGCCGGGTTTGAGCAGAAGGGCGCACAAAG
Proteins encoded:
- a CDS encoding MarR family winged helix-turn-helix transcriptional regulator, with protein sequence MSAALTTDPAGTRPWSGPAGPGGRDDIDLPLCVAAEPEERLAISLYEVARTWRARIDEQLRPLGLSSASWSVIFTLATADKPLSQREIADRLFVECPTVVRLLDRLEKLGWVRRDPAPEDRRRNQVRLTAKILEHDDTIHAMAMRVHREALAGIPEDKLAVALEVLQAIRGRFAP
- a CDS encoding efflux RND transporter permease subunit; this translates as MISRFFLNRPIFSTVISLVITLAGLVALRVLPIAQYPDIIPPEVAVATSYPGASPEVIAATVAAPLEQQINGVDDMLYMKSTSAGDGSMTISVTFAVGTDPDQATINVNNRVQSALTSLPEEVRRQGVTVTKQSSSMLMVMAMDSPGGRYDAIYISNYALVNVLDELKRLEGVGDAQIFGAKDYSMRVWLRPDKLAQFKLTPGDVAAAISEQNAQFAAGRIGQEPVVGHVDINYMVTTQGRLTTAEEFEDIIVRADPDGSVLRLKDVARVELGAKDYGFVGKRFGNPAVPLGVFLAPGANALDTADRVKAKMDELSARFPEGIAYSIPYDTTTFVRVSIEEVVHTLIEAMILVFLVVYLFLQNFRATLIPCLAVPVSIIGTFAGMYALGFTINTLTLFGMVLAIGIVVDDAIVVLENVERIMRTRGLSPREATARAMEQVTGPVIAIVLVLCAVFVPVAFLGGLTGEMYKQFAITIAVSVTISGLVALTLTPSLCALLLKPGHHEPNRVFRAFNTLFDRITAAYTAGVRFLIRRTSVALILFAALCGGTYWLFAHVPSGLLPDEDQGYILALTVLPDGASLGNTLAVTDALDAMHMADPDVKEVMTFAGYDLISGASRSNYGTTFLPMKDWTQRTEPGHSSFDLVKRVFGRGMTQPRGLALAFNPPPISGMSTTGGFEAYVQSRGEGTSKDLAAMTEKLIAAAGKRPELGRVSTTFGANVPQIKVTLDRQKAKALGVAVNDVFEVMQATFGAYYVNDFNKYGRTFRVMLQSEADFRDRPEDLRDVFVRTKKGEMIPLTALITVDQSSGPEVMERFNVFPAAKLMGDPAPGYSSGQALDAMEAVARETLPDDYALAWTGSSFQEKAMAGTSTLVFALAIVMVFLILAAQYERWSLPVAVVLAVPFALFGAILATWGRGLSNDIYFQVALVTLIGLAAKNAILIVEFAVLRLKQGKSLIDAATEAATLRFRPIVMTSLAFVLGCLPLAISTGAGANSRHAIGTGVIGGMLGATFLAPFFIPVFFKLIMQLGGLSRRSRPEDSGSGDGS